ACGCTGGCCTGCCCGCTGACCATCACGGCGGAAGACAGCCCGTACGCGGCCTGGGCTGCCGCGTAAGGCGCAGCGCCCAGCGCGCCCGCTTCCACGGTCGCCCGGGTCGTGCCGGGCGGCAGGAGGGCCGCCGGGAACCGGTAATCGGCCGACACTTCGCGCCGCCCGGCGGCGTCCTCCACAGTGGCCACAATGCTGCCGGAACTTCCGGCAAGCGGCACCTGCTGGAACAGGACGCGGCCCGCACCGAGGGTCCAGCGGCCCAGTCGCTTCCCGCCGGAGGTCAGGGTCACGGTACCCGGCAACGGCAGGTTCACCGTGAATTCCGTGAGGCGCGCCGCGCGGATCTCGCCCGTCGCCTGAACGCCACTCAGCAGTTCCTGCCCGCCAGTCAGGCGCGGCGGTACGTTCCAGCCGACCTGCACGTGAGAATCCCGGTCCAGCTGATAGCGCGCCGACGCGGACGGCGTGACCTGCACGGCCCGTACCGACGACCCGCTTTCCGTGACACCCACCCGGGCACTGACCGGACCCTGCGTGAACGCACCTTCCAGCCGGGCCCGCTGCTCGAGGACGCCCGCGCCGGACCGGTACAGGTCCAAGCCGTATTCCACCGAGTACAGCGGAATGTCCGTCACGGTGTCCGGAGCGGCCACTTCAGGCGGCGTTCCGACGTTCACCACGTAGTCCGGCAGCAGCTTCAGCTGCGGCTCGAACGTGACGGACAGTTGCTCCGGGTCGAACGTGGCGCCCAGCGCGGCACTCAGCCGCGTGAAGGCCAGACTGTCGCACACGGCGCGTTCCTCACCGTACCGTTCCTCGCCGGGTTTCAGGGCGTCGATCTGCACCCACACCTGACCGGCCGGCCGGCGAACCAGGAACGTCCCCCGGTTCACGCCGCCCACGCGCACATCCGCCAGTTCCTCCGGAGCGTCGCAGACGGAAGAGACCTGCTGCGCTCCCGCCGAGGCACTCAGAACGGCCAGAAACGCCGTGAGAACCGCACACCGCCTCACGAACAGCCGCTCGGGCCGCTCACTTCGCATCGACCATCAACCTCACGGGCTTCTGATTCAGGTCCGTTGCCGTGAACTCCAGCGTCGCGGCGTTCTGCGCCTCCGCCGGCAGCGGCACCTGCATCGTGGCACCACTCAGCACGTACTGCGCGCCCAGATCGAACGCCTGCCCGCCCGCCGTGACGCGGATGTTCCGGAACACGCCGTACCCATCCCCACTGTTGCGCAGCACCAGCGCCCGGGGCGCACCCGCCGGGGACAGCGTCACGCTGATCTGCGGTTTCGCGGCGGGACGCTCCACGAACAGCGGCAGGCTGAACACGTACCGGGGCGTGATGGTCGCCCCCGTGGTCCCCGACGCCCCGGACGGCGCGGCCGTCACCTTCTGCCGCAGAATCAACCGGTACGTGACCGACGCCGACGTCGGCGTCTGCCGCAACGCCACGCGCACCACCTGACTACGGCCCGCCGCGACCGTGAACGACCCCGGACTGACCACCGCGTCCCGGGTGGGCACCAGCACTTCCTGCCCGTCCCGCTGCGTCCACGCCACCACTTCCGCCGTGAACGCCGCTTCGTCCGTGTCCGTGTTCGTGACGGTCGTGGACGTCGTCAGACCCTGCGCCGGGTTCAGGTTCAGCAGGACCGGACTCATCACGAACCTCGCCGCGTCAACCTGCCCGGCGAGCAACACACCCATCAACAACGCAACTCTTCTCAAATTTGACATGATCATCCTTAGGTCTGCGGCGGTGAACGCCTGAAAAAAGCTTCCTCTGTTAATGAGCAACCCGGACAGGACGCGGCCCGCCCGGGTTCAAAAAATGACGGTCAACGTCAGGTCGTCCGTGTACTCTCCCGTCACCGCGCCCCACTGCCCCGCCGGGACCGTCACGGGAAGGGTCAGCGTCCCCCCCACCACCCGCAGGGCCGCCGCGTTCGGAATCACGTACGCCAGCGAGGACGCCCCGAACCGCATGACGCCCAGGAACCGGCCCGTACTCACCTCGACCCTG
The DNA window shown above is from Deinococcus aquaticus and carries:
- a CDS encoding molecular chaperone; its protein translation is MSPVLLNLNPAQGLTTSTTVTNTDTDEAAFTAEVVAWTQRDGQEVLVPTRDAVVSPGSFTVAAGRSQVVRVALRQTPTSASVTYRLILRQKVTAAPSGASGTTGATITPRYVFSLPLFVERPAAKPQISVTLSPAGAPRALVLRNSGDGYGVFRNIRVTAGGQAFDLGAQYVLSGATMQVPLPAEAQNAATLEFTATDLNQKPVRLMVDAK